From Chryseobacterium sp. IHB B 17019, one genomic window encodes:
- a CDS encoding DUF72 domain-containing protein, which produces MKKEDLYIGCSGFYNNDWKGSLYPEDAKSKNFLSLYSQKFNSVEINSTFYRKPTSKTLLKWADETPDDFKFFIKIPKTISHEKRLKDCKEEISEFCNLIQASLKEKVSGFLYQFPPSFKNSQENIDLILTNLDFNFLNVIEFRHESWWRNEIFKILKEHNIVFSGVTFPGNLSEDVIVNHPEILYYRLHGKPILYKSEYSEEFLHNLAEKIKANQKKTFIFFNNTWGDAAIKNSLYLKKILE; this is translated from the coding sequence ATGAAAAAAGAAGATCTCTATATCGGGTGTTCAGGTTTTTATAATAATGACTGGAAGGGTTCATTATATCCTGAAGATGCAAAAAGCAAGAACTTTCTTTCGCTGTATTCTCAGAAATTCAATTCAGTGGAGATCAATTCTACTTTTTACAGGAAGCCAACTTCAAAAACCCTTTTGAAATGGGCAGATGAAACTCCCGATGATTTTAAATTTTTCATTAAAATTCCAAAAACAATTTCTCATGAAAAGCGTTTGAAAGATTGTAAAGAAGAAATTTCAGAATTTTGTAATCTTATTCAAGCCAGTTTGAAAGAAAAAGTTTCCGGATTTTTGTATCAATTCCCTCCATCCTTTAAAAATAGCCAGGAAAATATTGATTTAATTCTTACTAATCTTGATTTTAATTTTTTAAATGTAATTGAATTCCGTCATGAATCCTGGTGGCGAAATGAAATTTTTAAAATTTTAAAAGAACATAATATTGTATTTTCAGGGGTAACTTTTCCCGGAAACCTATCGGAGGACGTTATTGTCAATCATCCTGAAATTTTATATTACAGACTTCACGGAAAACCAATTCTTTACAAATCTGAATATAGTGAAGAATTCCTCCATAATTTAGCTGAAAAAATTAAAGCAAATCAAAAGAAAACATTTATATTTTTCAACAATACCTGGGGAGATGCAGCAATAAAAAATTCTTTGTATTTAAAGAAAATTCTCGAATAA
- a CDS encoding heavy metal translocating P-type ATPase, with product MEQQYKILGMTCSGCQKKISEKLNSIEGIKADVNLENNTATIVSDKEIELNTLNKALEEVGNYKLEDPNNPEKAFVKPQDRISPSSVYYCPMECEGEKVYFQQGKRCPVCNMFLVPIEEKLAKAPNFKPTYSSTNLPENFKDNIGKYYCPMFCEDDKIYPEKGDCPVCHMHLEEITETLVENSQTHSHHSHHSHDHGHHHETPMVTDEMAGKYYCPMYCEGDKVYDTNVGCPVCGMDLVKYPEKKTAKYTCPMHPEIIRDEPGNCPICGMDLVRMPDKEGDEDETYNILKRKFTISLLFTIPVFILSMGGMFFNFPFSHQVQGVIELILTLPVLFYSGWFLMKRGWVSFKTWNLNMFSLIALGVAAAFIFSIVALVFPDIVPHEIRGHNHEIPLYFEAVCVILTLVILGQLMEAAAHKKTGNAIRELLNLSPDEANLIINGEEKKVLLSHVKIGDLLKVKPGEKIPVDGKITEGNSYVDESMITGEPVPVEKSINDKVSSGTINGNQVFIMKAEKVGDETLLSQIIKMVNEASRSKAPIQKLTDKVAKVFVPTVILIAVLTFVLWQFFGPEGKKSLFAFVNAVAVLIVACPCALGLATPMSLMVGIGKGAKNGILIKNAEALEQMNKVNVLITDKTGTLTEGKPSVEYIETINNENNSILKLAYSLNQNSEHPLSNAVIKKARDKNILPEKVENFENISGKGVRGKINGKTTYLGNESLLTSNQISIPENLKQKAVEVQSKAHTISYVAQENEVLGFISFTDKIKETSKKAVQQLLSEGIDIIMMTGDNEHTAKAVADELGIKHFKANCHPEDKLNEVKKLQQQGKIVAMTGDGINDSPALAQANIGIAMGTGTDVAIESAEITLLKGDILGVAKAKLLSEKLLKNIKENLFFAFIYNVLGVPVAAGLLYPFFGILLSPMIAAAAMSFSSLSVILNSLRLNSVNLDIKN from the coding sequence ATGGAACAACAATATAAAATACTTGGAATGACCTGTTCTGGCTGTCAGAAAAAAATCTCTGAAAAGCTGAACAGTATCGAAGGAATAAAAGCTGATGTCAATCTTGAAAACAACACAGCAACGATAGTTTCTGATAAAGAAATTGAATTAAATACTTTAAATAAGGCTCTTGAAGAAGTCGGAAATTACAAGCTTGAAGACCCCAACAATCCCGAAAAAGCATTTGTGAAACCGCAAGACAGGATTTCACCATCTTCCGTATACTATTGTCCTATGGAATGCGAAGGGGAAAAAGTCTATTTTCAGCAAGGAAAAAGGTGCCCCGTATGTAATATGTTCTTGGTTCCAATAGAGGAAAAGCTAGCAAAAGCCCCAAATTTTAAACCAACCTATTCTTCCACAAACCTGCCTGAAAATTTCAAGGATAATATTGGGAAATATTACTGTCCAATGTTTTGTGAAGATGATAAAATCTACCCCGAAAAAGGTGATTGTCCCGTTTGTCACATGCATCTTGAGGAAATTACAGAAACCCTGGTTGAAAATTCGCAAACTCATTCACATCATTCCCACCATTCACACGACCACGGCCATCATCATGAAACACCGATGGTTACAGATGAAATGGCAGGAAAATATTATTGCCCGATGTATTGTGAAGGTGATAAAGTTTACGACACCAATGTTGGCTGCCCTGTTTGCGGAATGGATCTGGTAAAATATCCCGAAAAGAAAACCGCAAAATATACATGCCCGATGCACCCGGAAATTATTCGTGATGAGCCGGGAAATTGCCCGATTTGCGGCATGGATCTGGTAAGAATGCCCGATAAAGAAGGTGATGAGGACGAAACTTACAATATTTTAAAAAGAAAATTCACCATTTCTTTATTATTCACCATTCCGGTTTTTATTCTTTCGATGGGTGGAATGTTTTTTAATTTTCCATTTTCACACCAGGTTCAAGGTGTTATAGAATTGATTTTAACGCTTCCTGTTTTATTTTATTCGGGTTGGTTTTTAATGAAAAGAGGCTGGGTTTCTTTCAAAACATGGAATTTGAATATGTTCAGCCTTATTGCTCTGGGAGTCGCCGCAGCCTTCATTTTTAGCATTGTAGCGTTGGTTTTTCCGGATATTGTACCGCATGAAATCCGTGGTCACAATCATGAGATTCCACTTTATTTTGAAGCTGTTTGTGTGATTTTGACATTGGTAATTTTGGGTCAGCTCATGGAAGCTGCAGCACATAAAAAAACAGGGAATGCGATCAGGGAATTATTGAATCTTTCGCCTGATGAAGCCAATCTTATCATAAATGGTGAGGAGAAAAAAGTGCTTCTTTCTCATGTGAAAATCGGCGATTTATTAAAGGTAAAACCGGGTGAAAAAATTCCTGTTGACGGAAAAATAACGGAAGGAAATTCTTACGTTGATGAAAGTATGATTACAGGAGAGCCCGTTCCTGTAGAGAAAAGTATCAATGATAAAGTTTCTTCGGGAACCATCAACGGAAATCAGGTTTTCATCATGAAAGCTGAAAAAGTAGGTGATGAAACGCTGCTTTCACAAATCATTAAAATGGTCAACGAAGCCAGCCGAAGTAAAGCCCCGATCCAGAAATTAACGGATAAAGTGGCTAAAGTTTTTGTCCCGACTGTCATTTTAATTGCTGTATTAACCTTTGTTTTATGGCAGTTTTTCGGGCCGGAAGGTAAGAAAAGCCTGTTCGCTTTTGTTAATGCGGTTGCGGTTTTAATTGTTGCCTGTCCATGCGCTTTAGGTCTGGCAACACCCATGTCATTGATGGTTGGGATTGGTAAAGGAGCAAAAAATGGTATCTTAATTAAAAATGCCGAAGCACTTGAACAAATGAATAAGGTAAACGTCCTAATTACCGATAAGACAGGTACTTTAACTGAAGGAAAACCATCTGTGGAGTATATTGAAACTATTAATAATGAAAACAATTCAATATTAAAATTAGCCTATTCATTAAATCAGAATTCCGAGCATCCTTTATCCAATGCTGTTATTAAAAAAGCAAGAGATAAAAATATTTTACCGGAAAAAGTAGAAAACTTTGAAAATATTTCAGGAAAAGGAGTAAGGGGAAAAATCAATGGAAAAACTACCTATCTCGGAAACGAAAGCTTGTTAACTTCAAATCAAATTTCAATCCCTGAAAATCTTAAGCAAAAAGCGGTTGAAGTCCAGTCAAAAGCTCACACCATCTCTTATGTAGCGCAGGAAAACGAAGTATTGGGATTCATCAGTTTTACGGATAAAATCAAGGAAACTTCTAAAAAAGCAGTTCAACAATTATTAAGTGAAGGAATTGATATTATCATGATGACAGGCGATAATGAACATACCGCCAAAGCCGTTGCAGACGAACTGGGAATCAAACATTTTAAAGCAAACTGCCATCCTGAGGATAAATTAAATGAAGTCAAAAAACTACAGCAACAAGGGAAAATTGTAGCCATGACCGGCGATGGGATTAATGACTCCCCTGCTTTGGCTCAGGCAAATATCGGGATTGCGATGGGTACGGGAACGGATGTCGCCATTGAAAGTGCAGAAATTACACTGCTGAAAGGTGACATTTTAGGCGTCGCAAAAGCTAAACTATTGAGCGAAAAGCTTTTGAAAAATATTAAGGAAAATCTGTTTTTTGCTTTTATTTATAATGTTTTGGGAGTTCCGGTTGCGGCAGGATTATTGTATCCGTTTTTTGGTATTCTCTTGTCACCGATGATCGCGGCTGCGGCGATGAGTTTCAGCTCTTTATCTGTGATTTTGAATTCATTACGGCTGAATTCCGTTAATCTGGATATTAAAAATTGA
- a CDS encoding helix-turn-helix domain-containing protein, with amino-acid sequence MKIFVKNMVCNRCISAVSAIFNEINIKVKSINLCEVETESEVSDKDLSTIENLLQEAGFERIKDSAHQLIEKIKNFIIIKISELDIDENFLLSEFLSSKLHKDYSSLSKAFSQNENITLEQFFILQKIEKVKELLLYNELTLTEIAGKLGYKSVQHLSSQFRNITGFTPTEFKKLKVHSRKPLDQV; translated from the coding sequence ATGAAAATTTTTGTAAAAAATATGGTCTGCAACAGATGTATTTCTGCTGTTTCAGCTATTTTTAATGAAATTAATATTAAGGTTAAAAGTATTAACCTTTGTGAAGTTGAAACAGAATCTGAAGTTTCGGATAAAGATCTTTCCACTATAGAAAATCTTTTACAGGAAGCAGGATTTGAACGAATAAAAGACTCTGCACATCAGCTTATTGAGAAAATTAAAAATTTTATCATCATAAAAATCAGTGAACTTGATATTGATGAAAATTTTCTTTTATCCGAATTTTTAAGTTCAAAACTTCATAAAGATTACAGCTCACTTTCAAAGGCTTTTTCCCAAAACGAAAATATTACATTAGAACAGTTTTTTATCCTCCAAAAAATTGAAAAAGTAAAAGAACTGCTTCTTTACAATGAACTTACCTTAACGGAAATCGCCGGAAAACTAGGCTACAAAAGCGTTCAGCACCTATCTTCACAATTCCGGAATATCACGGGCTTCACTCCCACCGAATTTAAAAAGTTGAAAGTCCACAGTAGAAAGCCGTTGGATCAAGTTTGA
- a CDS encoding acyl-CoA thioesterase has product MNYHTRKWVKPEDLNPNHSLFGGRLLQWIDEEAALYAIIQLENTKVVTKFISEINFVSSAKQGDIIEIGIEVMKFGSTSLTLACEVRNKMTHQTIITVDKIVMVNLDEDGNPSPHGKTKVEFVKDRLNQNRL; this is encoded by the coding sequence ATGAACTATCACACCAGAAAATGGGTAAAACCAGAAGACCTGAATCCTAATCACTCTCTTTTTGGAGGAAGATTACTGCAGTGGATTGATGAAGAGGCCGCACTTTACGCCATTATTCAATTGGAAAATACAAAAGTCGTTACAAAATTTATTTCAGAAATTAATTTTGTGAGCTCAGCAAAACAGGGAGATATTATAGAAATCGGGATTGAAGTGATGAAATTCGGTTCTACTTCTCTTACGCTCGCCTGTGAAGTGAGAAATAAAATGACGCATCAGACCATCATTACTGTTGATAAAATCGTTATGGTAAACCTTGACGAGGATGGCAATCCTTCACCTCATGGAAAAACAAAAGTCGAGTTTGTAAAAGACAGGCTAAATCAGAATCGGTTATGA
- a CDS encoding RNA recognition motif domain-containing protein, with protein MNIFVSNINYATKDYELQDLFSEFGEVSSVKIITDKETGRSRGFGFIEMEDAEGQQAIEALNQKEFNGKELNVSEAKPREEKPRRTFGNNTGGGNRSGGGGYGGGNRSGGGGYGGGNRSGGGGYSGGGNGGKRW; from the coding sequence ATGAACATTTTTGTTTCAAACATCAATTACGCAACTAAAGATTATGAGTTGCAAGATTTATTTTCAGAATTTGGAGAAGTTTCTTCAGTAAAAATCATTACTGACAAAGAAACTGGTCGTTCAAGAGGTTTCGGTTTTATCGAAATGGAAGATGCTGAAGGACAGCAAGCTATTGAAGCTCTTAACCAGAAAGAATTTAACGGAAAAGAACTTAACGTTTCAGAAGCTAAACCAAGAGAGGAGAAGCCAAGAAGAACTTTTGGTAACAACACTGGAGGTGGTAACAGAAGCGGTGGCGGTGGCTACGGTGGAGGTAACAGAAGCGGTGGCGGTGGCTACGGCGGAGGTAACAGAAGCGGTGGCGGTGGCTACAGCGGAGGTGGAAACGGCGGAAAACGTTGGTAA
- a CDS encoding PQQ-binding-like beta-propeller repeat protein, translating into MRRHLLALIMMFSGLLLSAQNIYNGQDLQQNRKYWSANRQYYLIFQNDGNLVFYNRAGSSIWASKTQGRGVKASFQDDGNLVVYAPRNGVAFTSNTSGKRANRLAVQDDGNLVIYSNSNALWASKNGSDNGNGNGWGFRGGYLNPGHKFTRGSKVFSANRNYYLAFQNDGNLVLSNNNGDPVWGAGTDNKGSRAEFQNDGNLVVYDSYNRAVWTSNTSNRGATRLDIQDDGNLVIYAGSSPVWSSGTQRY; encoded by the coding sequence ATGAGAAGACATTTATTAGCATTAATAATGATGTTCAGCGGATTATTATTAAGCGCACAAAACATCTACAATGGCCAGGATCTACAGCAAAACAGGAAATACTGGTCAGCAAACAGACAATATTATCTTATATTTCAGAATGACGGAAATCTTGTTTTTTATAACAGAGCCGGAAGTTCAATCTGGGCATCCAAAACACAGGGAAGAGGAGTAAAAGCCAGCTTTCAGGACGATGGAAATCTGGTAGTGTACGCACCGAGAAATGGCGTTGCATTTACTTCCAACACGAGTGGAAAACGTGCCAACAGACTAGCTGTACAGGATGATGGAAATCTTGTGATTTACAGTAATTCAAATGCTTTGTGGGCGTCTAAAAATGGCTCCGATAACGGGAATGGCAATGGTTGGGGATTTAGAGGAGGATATCTTAACCCGGGACATAAATTCACCAGGGGAAGTAAGGTTTTTTCGGCTAACCGCAATTACTACCTTGCATTTCAAAACGACGGAAATTTAGTTTTATCAAATAATAACGGTGATCCGGTTTGGGGAGCAGGAACGGACAATAAAGGCAGCAGGGCAGAGTTCCAGAATGACGGAAATCTGGTTGTTTACGATTCTTATAACAGAGCAGTGTGGACTTCCAATACTTCCAATAGAGGAGCAACAAGACTGGATATTCAAGATGATGGCAATCTGGTTATTTATGCGGGTTCTTCGCCGGTCTGGAGTTCTGGAACACAACGATATTAA
- a CDS encoding DUF4153 domain-containing protein, translated as MKKLKETLSRANEVIFQYPIVLVMALLASVGAICMFENDNDKDLFFVYSKFTICACLGISLMFALKMLSQRIGKTLLLQLLGIIFLIGFYFILPEKQKDFTEVYGFIIAVTALLSHLLVSFVAFLEKNKELGFWQYNKNLFVNIFLTAVFTGVLTGGVELAILAVDKLFDFNFNDNLYVDTLYVLAIFGSCFIFLLFNEKGLYTLEKDGTYPIILKFFTQFILIPLLLIYVVILYFYSFKILINWELPRGWVSYLILAYSIVGILALLLVYPLKEEHAKSWVKIFSKAFYFTIVPLIILLFVAIFTRILEYGYTEPRYFVLLLALWLLSIIIYFIFNKKATIKFIPVSLFIFALFALIFPYLNAFSVAKRSQKNELLKALNDHKLLDNGKINFNKKITDTISIEIADKFEFLARRKQGEFLLNLLNKQDQAKLTETIKKGNFYSVRYDIQDKFSDVHKTSKTRPDEVQRIMIVPEKQSIAIGDYQYLLNFSRYDDEPKTLNSDEFKIVDQLTEKSSLKLLLNSKDEVDFGPQILKLFKENKEKRGTVKVPELSMETDLGMYHVKLIFKDIMSEKQPYNNRVNIYYTDAYLLIKLK; from the coding sequence ATGAAAAAATTAAAAGAGACCCTAAGCCGCGCGAATGAGGTTATTTTCCAATATCCAATAGTTCTGGTAATGGCTCTCCTGGCCTCAGTCGGGGCGATTTGTATGTTTGAAAACGATAATGATAAGGATTTATTTTTCGTCTATTCCAAATTCACCATCTGCGCATGCCTGGGAATTTCTTTGATGTTTGCCTTAAAAATGCTGTCTCAAAGAATCGGAAAGACTTTACTGTTGCAGCTTTTGGGAATCATTTTCCTTATCGGCTTTTATTTTATCCTGCCCGAAAAGCAGAAGGATTTCACAGAAGTCTACGGGTTTATCATTGCTGTTACGGCACTTTTGAGTCATTTATTAGTTTCTTTCGTTGCATTTTTGGAAAAAAACAAAGAGCTTGGATTTTGGCAATATAACAAAAACCTGTTTGTCAATATCTTTCTCACAGCCGTATTTACGGGCGTCTTGACCGGTGGTGTCGAATTAGCTATCCTGGCTGTTGACAAGCTTTTTGATTTCAATTTTAATGATAATCTTTACGTTGATACCTTATATGTGCTTGCCATTTTCGGAAGCTGTTTTATTTTCTTATTATTCAACGAAAAAGGTTTATATACGCTTGAAAAGGACGGGACTTATCCTATAATTTTAAAGTTTTTCACACAATTTATATTAATTCCTTTATTGCTTATTTATGTAGTTATCCTTTATTTTTACTCTTTTAAAATCCTGATCAACTGGGAACTTCCAAGAGGTTGGGTTTCATACCTTATTTTGGCATACAGTATCGTTGGGATTCTGGCGCTGCTTCTCGTTTATCCGTTAAAGGAAGAACATGCAAAATCTTGGGTTAAAATCTTTTCAAAAGCGTTTTATTTCACTATTGTTCCGTTAATTATTTTACTTTTTGTAGCTATTTTTACAAGGATCTTGGAATACGGCTACACAGAACCGAGATATTTTGTACTGCTTCTGGCTTTATGGCTGTTGAGTATCATTATTTACTTTATTTTCAATAAAAAAGCAACTATAAAGTTTATACCTGTCAGCTTATTCATATTTGCCCTTTTTGCTTTGATTTTTCCTTATTTAAATGCTTTCAGCGTAGCCAAAAGAAGTCAGAAAAACGAACTTTTAAAGGCTTTGAATGACCACAAGCTTTTAGATAACGGTAAGATAAATTTCAACAAAAAAATTACGGATACAATCAGTATTGAAATAGCAGATAAATTTGAATTTTTAGCCCGAAGAAAGCAAGGTGAATTTTTATTAAACCTATTAAATAAACAAGATCAGGCAAAATTAACAGAAACTATCAAAAAAGGTAATTTTTATAGTGTAAGATATGATATTCAGGACAAATTTTCTGATGTCCACAAAACATCTAAAACCAGGCCTGATGAAGTACAGCGAATTATGATTGTCCCGGAAAAACAGTCAATAGCAATCGGCGATTATCAATATTTACTCAACTTTTCCAGGTATGATGATGAGCCAAAAACATTGAACAGCGATGAATTTAAAATAGTAGATCAGCTAACTGAAAAATCTTCATTAAAATTACTATTAAACTCTAAGGATGAAGTAGATTTCGGCCCTCAAATTTTAAAATTATTTAAAGAAAATAAAGAAAAAAGAGGAACGGTAAAAGTTCCTGAACTTAGCATGGAAACTGACTTGGGTATGTATCATGTCAAGCTGATTTTTAAAGATATTATGAGTGAAAAACAGCCTTACAACAATCGGGTGAATATCTATTATACTGACGCTTACTTACTGATAAAATTAAAATAA
- a CDS encoding BlaI/MecI/CopY family transcriptional regulator: MKINHLTSAEETLMRLFWKLESFYLKDIMEQHPEPKPHQNTVSTYLKILVEKGYLSTEKEGRIFKYNVLVPLKDYRNFLLKELLHHFFNNSGKEILQSLILENLISEEDLKDFNLTIEIPPAKSKEPHFEYVNEILNPKKDKKKDKNKKKKKKKD, encoded by the coding sequence ATGAAAATAAATCACCTGACGTCTGCGGAAGAGACCTTAATGAGACTATTCTGGAAGCTGGAATCCTTTTATTTAAAGGACATTATGGAACAACATCCGGAGCCCAAGCCACACCAAAATACAGTTTCCACCTATTTGAAAATCCTGGTTGAAAAAGGATATTTATCTACTGAAAAAGAAGGAAGAATCTTTAAATACAACGTTCTTGTACCTTTAAAGGATTACAGAAATTTCTTATTAAAGGAACTTTTGCATCATTTTTTTAATAATTCAGGGAAAGAAATTTTACAGTCTTTGATTCTTGAAAACCTTATTTCTGAAGAAGATCTGAAAGATTTCAATCTTACTATTGAAATACCGCCGGCAAAATCAAAAGAACCACATTTTGAATATGTCAACGAAATCCTGAATCCTAAAAAAGATAAGAAGAAGGACAAAAACAAGAAGAAAAAGAAGAAAAAGGATTAA
- a CDS encoding phosphatase PAP2 family protein: MEEKQPSIIHKASKIISDFFNPLVSLFIFFVFMSIMRYSLRESVLYFLPILLMVILPVIIWLVWNVKTGRYTNMDVSNRIQRKTLYIFIAVCVVAYLTFNYFKNGYIDFVMLFILILLFALQISNYFIKSSMHTAFNVFVAALFFALHIKVGFIWLGIAVLVGVTRVILKRHTPQEVLMGAAIAFVVSFIYLYCNIQFNSEI, translated from the coding sequence ATGGAAGAAAAGCAGCCTTCAATTATTCATAAAGCATCAAAAATTATCTCTGATTTTTTCAATCCTCTGGTATCTTTGTTTATCTTTTTTGTTTTTATGAGCATTATGAGGTATTCATTAAGAGAGTCCGTACTTTATTTTCTTCCGATACTTTTAATGGTCATTTTACCTGTAATCATCTGGCTGGTCTGGAATGTAAAAACCGGCAGATATACGAATATGGATGTTTCCAACCGGATCCAGCGAAAGACTTTATATATCTTCATTGCAGTGTGTGTGGTTGCCTATCTTACCTTTAATTATTTTAAAAACGGGTATATTGATTTTGTAATGCTTTTTATTTTAATATTACTTTTTGCATTACAGATCAGCAATTACTTCATTAAAAGCTCTATGCATACGGCTTTCAATGTATTTGTTGCGGCTTTATTCTTTGCTTTACACATAAAGGTAGGATTTATCTGGCTGGGAATTGCAGTGTTGGTAGGTGTTACAAGGGTTATTTTGAAAAGACATACTCCGCAGGAAGTATTGATGGGTGCCGCGATTGCTTTTGTGGTATCTTTTATTTATTTATATTGCAATATACAATTCAACAGTGAGATCTGA
- the pdhA gene encoding pyruvate dehydrogenase (acetyl-transferring) E1 component subunit alpha, whose translation MKEFSKEVYLKWYEDMTMWRRFEDKCRSLYLKQKIRGFLHLYNGQEAIPAGFTHAMDLTKDSMITAYRCHIHPMAMGVDPKRIMAELCGKATGTSGGMGGSMHIFSKEHRFYGGHGIVGGQIPLGAGIAFADQYFDRKAVNICFFGDGAARQGSLHETFNMAMNWKLPVVFVVENNQYAMGTSVKRTANHEDIYKLGLGYEMPCLAIDAMDPEKVAEAAYEAIERARRGDGPTFIEARTYRFRGHSMSDAEPYRSKDEVAIHKNDDPIELLKSRILSNNWATEEELEAMDNKSRDFVEECIEFMENSPYPDPGKIYEYVYAQEDYPFLDKLEN comes from the coding sequence ATGAAAGAATTTTCTAAAGAGGTATACCTGAAGTGGTATGAAGATATGACAATGTGGAGAAGGTTTGAAGACAAATGCCGTTCTCTTTACCTAAAACAAAAAATCAGAGGTTTTTTACATTTGTATAATGGTCAGGAGGCAATCCCTGCCGGATTCACTCATGCAATGGATTTAACTAAAGATAGTATGATCACCGCTTACAGATGCCACATCCATCCAATGGCGATGGGGGTAGATCCGAAAAGAATCATGGCAGAGCTTTGTGGTAAAGCTACAGGTACATCCGGAGGTATGGGTGGATCTATGCACATTTTCAGCAAAGAGCACAGATTTTATGGGGGACACGGTATCGTTGGAGGGCAAATCCCTTTAGGAGCCGGAATTGCTTTTGCAGATCAGTATTTTGATAGAAAAGCTGTAAATATCTGTTTCTTCGGAGACGGAGCTGCAAGACAGGGTTCATTACATGAAACGTTTAACATGGCCATGAACTGGAAATTACCTGTTGTTTTTGTTGTTGAAAACAATCAGTATGCAATGGGAACTTCCGTAAAAAGAACAGCCAACCACGAAGATATCTACAAATTAGGTTTAGGATACGAAATGCCTTGTCTTGCAATAGATGCAATGGATCCGGAAAAAGTAGCGGAAGCTGCCTATGAAGCGATCGAAAGAGCAAGAAGAGGAGACGGGCCAACTTTCATCGAGGCCAGAACTTACCGTTTCAGAGGACATTCTATGTCTGATGCTGAGCCCTACAGATCTAAGGATGAAGTTGCTATCCACAAAAATGATGATCCAATTGAGTTGTTAAAGTCAAGAATTTTATCTAATAACTGGGCAACTGAAGAGGAATTGGAAGCAATGGACAACAAATCAAGAGATTTCGTTGAAGAATGCATCGAGTTCATGGAAAATTCTCCATATCCGGATCCAGGAAAAATCTATGAGTATGTGTACGCACAGGAAGATTATCCATTCTTAGACAAATTAGAAAATTAA